A DNA window from Myxococcales bacterium contains the following coding sequences:
- a CDS encoding Uma2 family endonuclease, with the protein MVAPVRRRASYDDLQAVPPHQVGELIDGELHVSPRPAKPHAAAIAALNDELGPPFRRGRGGPGGWIILDEPELHVGGDVLVPDLAGWRRARLPVLANDAPYFTLAPDWVCEVLSPSTAATDRAQKLPIYAREGVPHVWLVDPLQRTLEVLRREGAQWLIVAVHRGDATVRAEPFDAIELTLASLWADVVL; encoded by the coding sequence ATGGTCGCGCCGGTTCGACGCCGAGCCAGCTACGACGATCTGCAGGCGGTGCCGCCGCATCAGGTCGGCGAGCTCATCGATGGCGAGCTGCACGTCTCGCCGCGGCCGGCCAAGCCGCATGCCGCGGCGATCGCCGCGCTCAACGACGAGCTCGGCCCGCCGTTTCGCCGCGGTCGCGGTGGCCCCGGTGGCTGGATCATCCTCGACGAGCCCGAGCTGCACGTCGGCGGCGACGTCCTGGTGCCCGATCTGGCCGGGTGGCGCCGGGCCCGCCTGCCGGTGCTGGCGAACGACGCGCCGTACTTCACGCTCGCCCCGGACTGGGTGTGCGAGGTGCTGTCGCCGTCCACCGCCGCGACCGACCGGGCGCAGAAGCTGCCGATCTACGCCCGCGAAGGTGTGCCGCACGTCTGGCTGGTCGATCCGCTCCAGCGCACGCTCGAGGTGCTGCGCCGCGAGGGCGCGCAGTGGCTGATCGTCGCCGTCCACCGCGGCGACGCGACGGTCCGCGCCGAGCCGTTCGACGCCATCGAGCTCACGCTCGCGAGCCTGTGGGCCGACGTCGTGCTGTGA
- a CDS encoding iron-containing alcohol dehydrogenase, whose translation MPPADPLARLLAGQYPDPDTGALLRAEAAAVEIAERLDGAEAELVAGLGFGPRLLVLADVDTAAALGQRVARALAARFTVQSIVLDRAPRTDAETVARLLAMVEPRVDAIVAVGAGTINDLAKLVAHARGLPQAVFATAPSMNGFTSVSASVLQGGIKRSVRTATPRGAFFDLRVLAAAPPRLIQAGLGDSACRSTAQVDWLLAHLVRDRPYRAAPFALLATDEAALLAEPGALVAGDVAALRHLVRTLVLSGFGMTICGGSYPASQGEHLLAHYVEMKGPRATTLHGEEVGVCAVAMAELQGAMLARDAPPTIYPSAVTEADVVAHFGPAVGAACWRELAPKLLDRAGADAANARLAQTWASVHDRLAAVALGPERLRAVLEAAGAPVTPAALGWSAGLYADARRHARAIRDRYTFLDLAADAAFTW comes from the coding sequence ATGCCGCCCGCTGACCCGCTCGCGCGCTTGCTCGCCGGCCAGTATCCCGATCCCGACACCGGCGCGCTGCTGCGGGCCGAGGCGGCGGCGGTCGAGATCGCCGAGCGCCTCGACGGCGCCGAGGCCGAGCTGGTGGCCGGGCTCGGGTTCGGCCCGCGCCTGCTCGTGCTCGCGGACGTCGACACCGCCGCCGCGCTGGGCCAGCGGGTCGCGCGCGCCCTGGCGGCGCGGTTCACGGTGCAATCGATCGTCCTGGACCGCGCGCCCCGCACCGACGCCGAGACCGTCGCGCGCCTGCTGGCCATGGTCGAGCCGCGGGTCGACGCGATCGTCGCGGTCGGCGCCGGCACGATCAACGACCTCGCCAAGCTGGTCGCCCACGCGCGCGGGCTCCCGCAGGCGGTGTTCGCGACCGCGCCGTCGATGAACGGGTTCACCTCGGTGAGCGCGTCGGTGCTCCAGGGCGGGATCAAGCGCTCGGTCCGGACCGCGACCCCACGCGGCGCGTTCTTCGATCTCCGCGTGCTCGCGGCCGCGCCGCCGCGCCTGATCCAGGCCGGCCTCGGCGACAGCGCCTGTCGCTCGACCGCGCAGGTCGACTGGCTGCTGGCGCACCTGGTGCGCGACCGCCCCTACCGCGCGGCGCCGTTCGCGCTGCTCGCCACCGACGAGGCCGCGCTCCTGGCCGAGCCCGGCGCGCTCGTGGCCGGCGACGTCGCGGCGCTGCGGCACCTGGTCCGCACGCTGGTGCTGTCGGGCTTCGGCATGACGATCTGCGGCGGCAGCTACCCCGCCAGCCAGGGCGAGCACCTGCTCGCGCACTACGTCGAGATGAAGGGCCCGCGGGCGACGACCCTGCACGGCGAGGAGGTCGGCGTGTGCGCGGTGGCGATGGCCGAGCTGCAGGGCGCCATGCTCGCGCGCGACGCGCCGCCGACGATCTACCCCAGCGCGGTCACCGAGGCCGACGTGGTCGCGCACTTCGGCCCGGCGGTGGGCGCGGCCTGCTGGCGCGAGCTGGCGCCCAAGCTGCTCGATCGCGCCGGCGCCGACGCCGCCAACGCCCGGCTCGCGCAGACCTGGGCGAGCGTCCACGACCGCCTCGCCGCCGTCGCGCTCGGACCGGAGCGGCTGCGCGCGGTCCTCGAGGCCGCCGGCGCGCCGGTCACGCCGGCCGCGCTGGGGTGGTCGGCGGGGCTCTACGCCGACGCCCGCCGGCACGCGCGCGCGATCCGCGACCGCTACACGTTCCTGGACCTCGCGGCCGACGCGGCCTTCACCTGGTGA
- a CDS encoding VWA domain-containing protein, protein MRTSVMGVAMVIAAMSRAVAADPSVCEPPTALVVLDRSSSMTGAVTPGGDSKWSAARAALDQMLSAYDQAIAFGLVTFPYPDACGAGRLEVPPGLGQRGAIGMALTAPPPALGNWTPLGETLMAVAEPAQIGGYHPDYVVVITDGFQWCDPYDPAQRELPRAAVKRLRDHGIRTFVVGFGGGVDEDALAAMAQLGGTAPLDCDPTGADPARPRCYHQADDAAALADALMAIAAHASSESCDGRDNDCDGVVDDGAPCAAGQRCTDGACVDLPAPGPDAGVAGADAGLDDGAPAGGCGCASAGAGDAGLGLALVVAWAQARRRRRGSIRPTPTTSASPAGAPPLP, encoded by the coding sequence ATGCGAACCTCGGTGATGGGTGTGGCGATGGTGATCGCGGCGATGAGCCGCGCGGTGGCGGCCGATCCGTCGGTGTGCGAGCCGCCGACCGCGCTGGTCGTGCTGGACCGGTCGAGCTCGATGACCGGGGCGGTCACGCCCGGCGGCGACAGCAAGTGGTCCGCGGCGCGGGCCGCGCTCGACCAGATGCTCAGCGCGTACGATCAGGCGATCGCGTTCGGCCTGGTGACGTTCCCGTACCCGGACGCGTGCGGCGCCGGACGGCTCGAGGTGCCCCCGGGGCTGGGCCAGCGCGGCGCCATCGGCATGGCGCTGACCGCGCCGCCGCCGGCGCTCGGCAACTGGACGCCGCTGGGCGAGACGCTCATGGCGGTAGCCGAGCCGGCCCAGATCGGCGGCTACCACCCCGACTACGTCGTCGTGATCACCGACGGCTTCCAGTGGTGCGATCCGTACGATCCCGCGCAGCGGGAGCTGCCGCGGGCCGCGGTCAAGCGGCTGCGCGATCACGGCATCCGCACGTTCGTGGTCGGGTTCGGGGGCGGCGTCGACGAGGACGCGCTGGCGGCGATGGCGCAGCTCGGCGGCACCGCGCCGCTGGACTGCGATCCGACCGGGGCCGATCCAGCCCGGCCCCGATGCTACCACCAGGCCGACGACGCCGCCGCGCTGGCCGACGCGCTGATGGCGATCGCCGCGCACGCGTCGAGCGAGTCGTGCGATGGCCGCGACAACGACTGCGACGGCGTGGTCGACGACGGCGCGCCGTGCGCGGCCGGGCAGCGCTGCACCGACGGCGCGTGCGTCGACCTGCCCGCGCCCGGGCCCGACGCGGGCGTGGCTGGCGCCGACGCGGGGCTCGACGACGGCGCGCCGGCCGGCGGGTGCGGCTGCGCCAGCGCCGGCGCCGGTGACGCCGGGCTGGGCCTCGCGCTGGTCGTGGCCTGGGCTCAGGCCCGCCGACGACGCCGCGGCAGCATCAGGCCGACGCCGACCACCAGCGCCAGCCCGGCCGGCGCCCCGCCGCTGCCCTGA
- a CDS encoding GNAT family N-acetyltransferase: protein MTAGEVASEAARAPTREPGSEPAGDVALLTTVRAATAADLDALLPRTRALNDHEGIAISDATLAAALARLLAEPALGNAWLIERGAATVGYAIVTFGYDLEFGGRDAVLTELWIDPEVRGGGAGAAALEALVPVLRELGVGALHLQVRPENPARHLYERTGFVASPRTVMTRKLT from the coding sequence GTGACGGCGGGCGAGGTCGCGAGCGAGGCCGCGCGCGCGCCCACGCGTGAGCCTGGAAGCGAGCCCGCGGGCGACGTCGCGCTCCTGACCACGGTCCGGGCCGCGACCGCGGCGGATCTGGACGCGCTCCTGCCGCGCACGCGCGCGCTCAACGACCACGAGGGCATCGCGATCAGCGACGCGACGCTCGCGGCCGCGCTCGCGCGCCTGCTGGCCGAGCCGGCCCTCGGCAACGCGTGGCTGATCGAGCGCGGCGCCGCGACCGTCGGCTACGCGATCGTCACGTTCGGCTACGACCTCGAGTTCGGCGGCCGCGACGCGGTCCTCACCGAGCTGTGGATCGATCCCGAGGTCCGCGGCGGTGGCGCCGGCGCGGCCGCGCTCGAGGCCCTGGTCCCGGTGCTGCGCGAGCTCGGCGTGGGCGCGCTCCACCTCCAGGTGCGCCCCGAGAACCCGGCCCGGCATCTGTACGAGCGGACCGGCTTCGTGGCGTCGCCGCGGACCGTGATGACCCGCAAGCTGACGTGA
- a CDS encoding serine/threonine-protein phosphatase encodes MKLEAVMLTDVGVVRDHNEDALFVDPGGRFFIVADGMGGHAAGEVASAMAVETVRKTLEAAVSLVEAFVQRPTDNARKALVQLLQSAVLAAHQAVFQRGAKEADKAGMGTTLDVVLVAGREAFVAHVGDSRTYLVRDGKAAQLTTDHTVAEVLVIEGKLTIEEALVSPYRTVLVNAIGVAADVGVEMAHLQLREQDQLLLCSDGLHDYFLVEQEIADMLGADPAEAAIAKMIDAAKERGGHDNITGIIVTVVDLTDAVPMAVVDDSTQPVDVGSVGGATWSEDESTENISPRELDRLGSAFHKSGGPASIAGGKKKAASEAATRPTAPMLAPVPPPPDLPGSEVGALDATDPAIPAPALVVGDDAVDEDGPTAIANAATLPPPVRASLAHDDTGPVPKTDGDKSGA; translated from the coding sequence GTGAAGCTCGAGGCGGTGATGCTCACCGACGTTGGGGTCGTGCGCGACCACAACGAGGACGCGCTGTTCGTCGACCCCGGCGGCCGGTTCTTCATCGTGGCCGACGGCATGGGCGGCCACGCCGCGGGCGAGGTCGCCAGCGCGATGGCGGTCGAGACCGTGCGCAAGACCCTCGAGGCCGCGGTCAGCTTGGTCGAGGCGTTCGTGCAGCGGCCGACCGACAACGCCCGCAAGGCGCTGGTGCAGCTGCTGCAGAGCGCGGTCCTGGCGGCCCACCAGGCGGTGTTCCAGCGCGGCGCCAAGGAGGCCGACAAGGCCGGCATGGGCACCACGCTCGACGTGGTCCTGGTGGCCGGGCGCGAGGCGTTCGTCGCCCACGTCGGCGACAGCCGCACCTACCTGGTCCGCGACGGCAAGGCGGCGCAGCTCACGACCGACCACACCGTCGCCGAGGTGCTGGTGATCGAGGGCAAGTTGACGATCGAGGAGGCGCTGGTGTCGCCTTATCGGACGGTGCTGGTCAACGCCATCGGCGTCGCCGCGGACGTCGGGGTCGAGATGGCGCACCTGCAGCTGCGCGAGCAGGATCAGCTGCTCCTGTGCTCGGACGGGCTCCACGACTACTTCCTGGTCGAGCAGGAGATCGCCGACATGCTCGGGGCCGATCCGGCCGAGGCCGCGATCGCCAAGATGATCGACGCGGCCAAGGAGCGCGGCGGTCACGACAACATCACCGGCATCATCGTCACCGTCGTCGATCTGACCGACGCGGTGCCGATGGCCGTGGTCGACGACAGCACCCAGCCGGTCGATGTCGGCAGCGTCGGTGGGGCCACCTGGAGCGAGGACGAGTCGACCGAGAACATCTCGCCGCGCGAGCTCGATCGCCTGGGCTCGGCGTTCCACAAGAGCGGCGGCCCCGCCAGCATCGCCGGGGGCAAGAAGAAGGCCGCGAGCGAGGCGGCCACGCGCCCGACCGCGCCGATGCTCGCGCCGGTGCCGCCGCCGCCGGATCTGCCCGGCAGCGAGGTCGGCGCGCTCGACGCGACCGATCCCGCGATCCCGGCGCCGGCGCTGGTGGTCGGCGACGACGCCGTCGACGAGGACGGTCCGACCGCGATCGCGAACGCGGCGACGCTGCCGCCGCCGGTGCGGGCCAGCTTGGCCCACGACGACACCGGCCCGGTGCCCAAGACCGACGGCGACAAGTCCGGCGCGTGA
- a CDS encoding TRAP transporter substrate-binding protein, with translation MPPTLSRRTVVAVLACLALAAGPAAADDPIVMKIATVAPDRTPWADLLKGYKKAVETKSGGRIKVRVFLGGTMGDENETVRMTSRGQLSGVGASTGAVASIVEELSAIEIPFLFANANEADYVLDKFLMAPMEEKFKAKGLVLGFWSENGFRHFGSDTPILEPGDLKNKKMRSQESYVHIEMWKQLQAAAQAIPTTEVTTALKTGSVSGFDQALLYMVAGAWHTSIKHLTLSAHIYQPAVITFNKAWFDKLPPDLQKIVIDEGRAIVRPGRTAIRKMNPKLVKIIEKAGVKIHTLTPAQRKAFVAATAGVRQKVKDSSASTKAVVETIEAGIADFKAKGGKRK, from the coding sequence ATGCCCCCGACCCTCAGCCGCCGTACCGTCGTCGCCGTCCTGGCCTGCCTGGCCCTGGCCGCCGGCCCCGCCGCCGCCGACGACCCGATCGTCATGAAGATCGCCACGGTGGCGCCCGACCGGACCCCCTGGGCTGACCTGCTCAAGGGCTACAAGAAGGCGGTCGAGACCAAGTCCGGCGGCCGCATCAAGGTGCGCGTCTTCCTCGGCGGCACGATGGGGGACGAGAACGAGACCGTCCGCATGACCTCCCGCGGCCAGCTCTCGGGCGTGGGCGCCTCGACCGGCGCGGTGGCGTCGATCGTCGAGGAGCTGTCGGCCATCGAGATCCCGTTCCTGTTCGCCAACGCCAACGAGGCCGACTACGTCCTCGACAAGTTCCTGATGGCGCCGATGGAGGAGAAGTTCAAGGCCAAGGGCCTGGTGCTCGGCTTCTGGAGCGAGAACGGCTTCCGCCACTTCGGCAGCGACACGCCGATTCTCGAGCCCGGCGACCTCAAGAACAAGAAGATGCGGTCGCAGGAGTCCTACGTCCACATCGAGATGTGGAAGCAGCTCCAGGCCGCCGCCCAGGCGATCCCGACCACCGAGGTGACGACCGCGCTCAAGACCGGCTCGGTGTCCGGCTTCGATCAGGCGCTCCTCTATATGGTCGCCGGCGCCTGGCACACGTCGATCAAGCACCTGACGCTGTCGGCGCACATCTACCAGCCGGCGGTGATCACCTTCAACAAGGCCTGGTTCGACAAGCTGCCGCCCGATCTGCAGAAGATCGTCATCGACGAGGGCCGCGCGATCGTGCGCCCGGGCCGCACCGCGATCCGCAAGATGAACCCGAAGCTGGTCAAGATCATCGAGAAGGCCGGCGTCAAGATCCACACGCTCACGCCGGCGCAGCGCAAGGCGTTCGTCGCCGCGACCGCCGGGGTGCGCCAGAAGGTCAAGGACTCGAGCGCCTCGACCAAGGCGGTCGTCGAGACCATCGAGGCCGGCATCGCCGACTTCAAGGCCAAGGGCGGCAAGCGCAAGTAG
- a CDS encoding TRAP transporter small permease — protein MADEPTSAWAPTFPIVRRIDALWHQGERLLCGMIFLVMALMVFASVVTETFGNRRHVSDVVILAGLCLMAVRTRAVKEGETPWSWPASLGIAAIATVVIAGSVYLYTERFAGGFIWAQKLALVMMIWVALLGASMATYDRSHLALEFGEKIWPARVRPYIQALALAVASAFCAAALLLAVDLVTHQRHEGLRVDANRWLPTWAAFVIVPYAFGAMAIRLLAQATTTATGKAEPVEERLPS, from the coding sequence ATGGCAGACGAGCCGACCTCGGCGTGGGCGCCGACCTTTCCGATCGTCCGGCGGATCGACGCGCTCTGGCACCAGGGCGAGCGGCTCCTGTGCGGGATGATCTTCCTGGTCATGGCGCTGATGGTGTTCGCGTCGGTCGTGACCGAGACCTTCGGCAACCGGCGCCACGTCTCCGACGTGGTCATCCTGGCCGGGCTGTGCCTGATGGCGGTCCGCACCCGGGCCGTCAAGGAGGGTGAGACGCCCTGGTCGTGGCCGGCGTCGTTGGGGATCGCGGCGATCGCCACCGTCGTCATCGCCGGCTCGGTCTACCTCTACACCGAGCGGTTCGCCGGCGGCTTCATCTGGGCCCAGAAGCTGGCGCTGGTGATGATGATCTGGGTCGCGCTGCTGGGCGCGTCGATGGCCACCTACGACCGCTCGCACCTCGCGCTCGAGTTCGGCGAGAAGATCTGGCCCGCGCGCGTGCGGCCGTACATCCAGGCCCTGGCGCTGGCCGTGGCCTCGGCGTTCTGCGCCGCCGCGCTCCTGCTCGCGGTCGATCTCGTCACCCACCAGCGCCACGAGGGCCTGCGCGTCGACGCCAACCGGTGGCTGCCGACCTGGGCCGCGTTCGTGATCGTCCCGTACGCCTTCGGCGCGATGGCCATCCGGCTGCTGGCGCAGGCGACGACCACCGCGACCGGCAAGGCCGAGCCGGTCGAGGAGCGGCTGCCGTCATGA
- a CDS encoding TRAP transporter large permease — MTVLLVIIVLALIGAPLFVIVGAATAAAFATMTDLIHNFTDLGGWMIDPFESLMGRDQFLAIPLFIASGAVMTEGGMARRLVDFARAALGWLPGGLGITAVFACMIFAAITGSSPVTLIAVGSIMFPAMVRAGYPENFSLGLVMTAGSLGCLVMPSLILMIYSLAVMGAGVAAVDSSDMFLASALPAVALMLALSGYSVVVGLKVEAREAFSWQRLATTGREGVWALLLPIIIVAGIYTGKFPPFKAGAVAFVYALVVTTVIHRELDFPKVVAALANAGRLMGMLILIIAFTFGINKLIPEIGVEESLTKALTDNDIGPIGFMLIVNVLLIVLGALMDSVSATLVFAPILAPIAVKTYGIDPIHFGVVFVVNMEIGYLAPPVATNLFVASALFKKPFGQVSRAILPGLALTTAALFVFMFVPTFSKGLVNLSRGTGFYESFPWDGTPTHAAATGGNRVDLGALSDEAKAEADKAKAELNKMGDEYYFGGQDDPGALPTEDDDGDGGVAPASDGDAGVGAPDAEADDDDDYGGVQL, encoded by the coding sequence ATGACCGTCCTGCTCGTCATCATCGTCCTGGCGCTGATCGGCGCGCCGCTGTTCGTGATCGTCGGCGCGGCCACCGCGGCGGCGTTCGCGACCATGACCGATCTGATCCACAACTTCACCGACCTCGGCGGCTGGATGATCGACCCGTTCGAGTCGCTCATGGGCCGCGATCAGTTCCTGGCGATCCCGCTGTTCATCGCCTCGGGCGCGGTCATGACCGAGGGCGGCATGGCCCGACGCCTGGTCGACTTCGCGCGCGCGGCGCTCGGCTGGCTGCCGGGCGGCCTCGGCATCACGGCGGTGTTCGCGTGCATGATCTTCGCCGCGATCACCGGCAGCTCGCCGGTCACGCTGATCGCGGTCGGCTCGATCATGTTCCCGGCGATGGTCCGGGCCGGCTACCCCGAGAACTTCTCGCTCGGCCTGGTCATGACCGCCGGCTCGCTCGGCTGCCTGGTCATGCCGTCGCTGATCCTGATGATCTACTCGCTGGCCGTCATGGGCGCCGGCGTGGCCGCGGTCGACAGCTCCGACATGTTCCTGGCGTCGGCGCTGCCGGCGGTCGCGCTGATGCTCGCGCTGTCGGGCTACTCGGTGGTGGTCGGCCTCAAGGTCGAGGCGCGCGAGGCGTTCTCGTGGCAGCGGCTCGCGACGACCGGCCGCGAGGGCGTCTGGGCGCTGCTCCTGCCGATCATCATCGTCGCCGGCATCTACACCGGCAAGTTCCCGCCGTTCAAGGCCGGCGCCGTCGCGTTCGTCTACGCGCTCGTGGTCACGACCGTCATCCACCGCGAGCTCGACTTCCCCAAGGTCGTCGCGGCCCTGGCCAACGCCGGGCGGCTGATGGGCATGCTGATCCTGATCATCGCGTTCACGTTCGGCATCAACAAGCTCATCCCCGAGATCGGCGTCGAGGAGTCGCTGACCAAGGCCCTGACCGACAACGACATCGGCCCGATCGGCTTCATGCTGATCGTCAACGTCCTCTTGATCGTGCTGGGCGCGCTGATGGACTCGGTGTCGGCGACGCTGGTGTTCGCGCCGATCCTGGCGCCGATCGCGGTCAAGACCTACGGCATCGACCCGATCCACTTCGGCGTGGTGTTCGTCGTGAACATGGAGATCGGGTACCTGGCGCCGCCGGTGGCGACCAACCTGTTCGTGGCGTCGGCCTTGTTCAAGAAGCCGTTCGGGCAGGTGTCGCGCGCGATCCTGCCCGGGCTGGCGCTCACGACCGCGGCCCTGTTCGTGTTCATGTTCGTGCCGACCTTCTCGAAGGGCCTGGTCAACCTCAGCCGCGGCACCGGGTTCTACGAGTCGTTCCCGTGGGACGGCACCCCGACCCACGCCGCCGCCACCGGCGGCAACCGGGTCGACCTCGGCGCGCTGTCCGACGAGGCCAAGGCCGAGGCCGACAAGGCCAAGGCCGAGCTCAACAAGATGGGCGACGAGTACTACTTCGGCGGCCAGGACGACCCCGGCGCGCTGCCGACGGAGGACGACGACGGCGACGGCGGGGTCGCGCCGGCCTCCGACGGGGACGCCGGCGTCGGCGCGCCCGACGCGGAAGCTGACGACGACGACGACTACGGCGGCGTGCAGCTGTAG
- a CDS encoding cation diffusion facilitator family transporter, translated as MASGSQSVVVKALVANLGIAIAKFVAAFISRSASMLAEAVHSLADSGNQVFLLLGMRKSQRQEDAIHEFGYAAERYFWAFIVAVSLFTIGATFSMYEGIHKVLHPGGAMGSRTVAYIVLGVSIGLELYSLSAALAEFRAIKAGRSLKQTIDEARDAVVIVVLFEDVAALVGLVAAFGGLLLTQLTGNAVWDGVGSIIVGVTLFGVAAFLARKTKHLLIGQSVTTSQRATMIELVAATPGVIKLIHLRTMHLGPEEVLVGMKIAVAPDTTAEASAALVDAIEVRLRAALPILRRIYVELAAPDDARALPATTI; from the coding sequence ATGGCCAGCGGCTCCCAGTCAGTCGTCGTCAAGGCGCTCGTCGCCAACCTCGGCATCGCGATCGCCAAGTTCGTCGCGGCGTTCATCTCGCGCTCGGCGTCGATGCTGGCCGAGGCGGTGCACTCGCTGGCCGACTCCGGCAACCAGGTGTTCCTGCTCCTGGGCATGCGCAAGTCCCAGCGGCAGGAGGACGCGATCCATGAGTTCGGCTACGCCGCCGAGCGCTACTTCTGGGCGTTCATCGTCGCGGTGTCGCTGTTCACGATCGGCGCGACGTTCTCGATGTACGAGGGCATCCACAAGGTGCTGCACCCGGGCGGCGCGATGGGCAGCCGCACGGTCGCGTACATCGTGCTGGGCGTCTCGATCGGGCTCGAGCTGTACTCGCTGTCGGCCGCGCTGGCCGAGTTCCGCGCGATCAAGGCCGGCCGCTCGCTCAAGCAGACGATCGACGAGGCCCGCGACGCGGTCGTGATCGTCGTGCTGTTCGAGGACGTCGCCGCGCTGGTCGGCCTGGTCGCGGCCTTCGGCGGCCTGCTCCTGACCCAGCTCACCGGCAACGCGGTCTGGGACGGCGTCGGGTCGATCATCGTCGGCGTCACGCTGTTCGGCGTCGCCGCGTTCCTGGCCCGCAAGACCAAGCACCTGCTGATCGGCCAGTCGGTGACGACGAGCCAGCGCGCGACGATGATCGAGCTGGTCGCCGCCACGCCAGGCGTGATCAAGCTGATCCACCTGCGCACCATGCACCTCGGCCCCGAGGAGGTGCTGGTCGGGATGAAGATCGCGGTGGCGCCCGACACCACGGCCGAGGCGTCGGCGGCGCTGGTCGACGCGATCGAGGTCCGGCTGCGGGCGGCGCTGCCGATCCTGCGCCGGATCTACGTCGAGCTGGCCGCGCCCGACGACGCCCGCGCGCTGCCCGCGACGACGATCTGA
- a CDS encoding site-specific DNA-methyltransferase, producing MVAPPPIAVTNLTLPFAAPTAPAVEPDVVVHGDSAPVAAAHAGADLALIYVDPPFGTDRIQRGRAGRYADDGGDPDAHVAWLSPWLAASRDALAATGSLVVHLDWRAVHYAKVALDRLFGADCFAGEIVWCYAIGGKSRRGFGRKHDTLLWYGRTPRWAFYPDQVRVPRRGGSHMKVEHDEDGRPVQIKRDRKTGRVYRYPVADGKVPEDWWTDIETLNRADRERTGWPSQKPQRLLERLVSATTVPGDRVADWFAGAGTTAAAAQRLGRRFVVAEAAADAVAHIRARLTAQAEALAAVGTPPPPVDFRVA from the coding sequence ATGGTAGCACCACCGCCGATCGCCGTGACCAACCTGACCCTCCCGTTCGCCGCGCCGACCGCGCCCGCCGTCGAGCCCGACGTGGTCGTCCACGGCGACAGCGCGCCGGTAGCCGCGGCCCACGCCGGCGCCGACCTGGCGCTGATCTACGTCGATCCGCCGTTCGGGACCGATCGGATCCAGCGCGGTCGCGCCGGCCGCTACGCCGACGACGGCGGCGATCCCGACGCCCACGTCGCGTGGCTGAGCCCGTGGCTGGCCGCCAGCCGTGACGCGCTGGCCGCGACCGGGTCGCTGGTGGTGCACCTGGACTGGCGCGCGGTCCACTACGCCAAGGTCGCGCTCGACCGGCTGTTCGGCGCCGACTGCTTCGCGGGTGAGATCGTCTGGTGCTACGCGATCGGCGGCAAGAGCCGGCGCGGCTTCGGGCGCAAGCACGACACGCTCCTGTGGTACGGGCGCACGCCGCGGTGGGCGTTCTATCCCGACCAGGTGCGGGTGCCCCGGCGCGGCGGCTCGCACATGAAGGTCGAGCACGACGAGGACGGGCGGCCGGTCCAGATCAAGCGCGATCGCAAGACCGGGCGCGTCTATCGCTATCCGGTCGCGGACGGCAAGGTGCCCGAGGACTGGTGGACCGACATCGAGACGCTCAACCGGGCGGATCGCGAGCGCACCGGCTGGCCGTCGCAGAAGCCGCAGCGCCTGCTCGAGCGCCTGGTCAGCGCCACCACCGTGCCGGGCGATCGCGTCGCCGACTGGTTCGCGGGCGCCGGCACCACCGCCGCCGCGGCCCAGCGCCTGGGCCGGCGGTTCGTCGTCGCCGAGGCCGCCGCCGACGCGGTCGCGCACATCCGCGCGCGCCTGACCGCGCAGGCCGAGGCGCTGGCCGCCGTCGGCACGCCGCCGCCGCCGGTCGACTTTCGCGTCGCCTGA
- a CDS encoding zf-HC2 domain-containing protein — protein MTAPTCIGEPVSWLRLERLALAELDGATAATVRAHLAACAACAGAFARIIDDARPLPRLVAAATAPAPWWRRGPWLGGGLALVTAAAVAVLALRVRSSAPDAPPANGARVKGVGVVVVTLVRERGGVVAFDPDDVRDDDRWKVQLTCAPGATTWVDVAVVQGAAVAFPLPAQPIACGNTVAVPGAFRITDGDADVCVVVAAAPPDRARLGAGDRAGAVCRTVRAAR, from the coding sequence ATGACCGCGCCGACCTGCATCGGCGAGCCGGTGTCGTGGCTGCGGCTCGAGCGCCTGGCCCTGGCCGAGCTCGACGGCGCGACCGCCGCGACCGTGCGCGCCCACCTCGCCGCCTGCGCCGCGTGCGCCGGCGCGTTCGCGCGCATCATCGACGACGCGCGGCCGCTGCCGCGGCTGGTGGCGGCGGCGACGGCCCCGGCGCCGTGGTGGCGGCGCGGGCCCTGGCTCGGCGGCGGCCTGGCGCTGGTGACCGCCGCGGCGGTGGCGGTGCTGGCGCTGCGGGTGCGGTCGAGCGCGCCGGACGCGCCGCCCGCGAACGGCGCGCGGGTCAAGGGCGTCGGCGTGGTCGTGGTCACGCTCGTGCGCGAGCGCGGCGGCGTCGTCGCGTTCGATCCCGACGACGTGCGCGACGACGATCGCTGGAAGGTGCAGCTCACCTGCGCGCCCGGCGCCACGACCTGGGTCGACGTCGCCGTGGTCCAGGGCGCCGCGGTCGCCTTCCCGCTGCCGGCGCAGCCGATCGCCTGCGGCAACACCGTCGCGGTGCCCGGCGCGTTCCGGATCACCGATGGCGACGCTGACGTGTGCGTGGTCGTGGCCGCCGCGCCTCCGGATCGCGCCCGGCTCGGCGCCGGCGATCGCGCGGGCGCGGTGTGCCGCACCGTGCGCGCCGCGCGGTGA